The Ahaetulla prasina isolate Xishuangbanna chromosome 14, ASM2864084v1, whole genome shotgun sequence genome includes a region encoding these proteins:
- the CHST12 gene encoding carbohydrate sulfotransferase 12, producing MTKARLFRLSVVLGSIFMILLIIVYWDNVGTAHFYLHTTLSRPQGVLPTAGKDNPGSLLEMDDFLENLLNSNLKKNIDVGRKAEKPKTPLRASSKPGASNLEENVRGYDWPTREANVVVDQAKLQKERRQMLQDWCANSSFSFPTKERTFDDIPNYELNHLIVDDRHGIIYCYVPKVACTNWKRVMIVLSESLMDQGVPYVDPLDIPRENVHNTSTHFTFNKFWRRYGKFSRHLMKIKLKKYTKFLFVRDPFVRLISAFRSKFELANEEFYRRFAIPMLKLYSNYSSLPTSVSEAFEGGFRVSFSDFIQYLLDPRTEKLAPFNEHWRQVYRLCHPCQIEYDFVGKLETLDEDATYLLQLLKVDHLLHFPPSYRNRTANSWEEDWFAKIPMAWRQRLYKLYEADFVLFGYPKPENLLKN from the coding sequence ATGACCAAGGCCCGGCTTTTCCGTCTCTCGGTGGTCCTTGGCTCCATTTTCATGATCTTGTTGATCATCGTGTATTGGGACAATGTCGGAACCGCGCATTTCTACCTCCACACCACCCTCTCGAGGCCTCAGGGGGTGCTCCCCACAGCGGGGAAGGACAACCCAGGGTCTCTGCTGGAGATGGACGACTTTTTGGAGAACCTATTAAATTCCAACCTGAAAAAGAACATCGATGTGGGCCGGAAGGCCGAGAAGCCCAAGACGCCCTTGCGTGCTTCAAGCAAACCCGGGGCCAGCAACTTGGAGGAGAACGTCAGAGGCTACGACTGGCCCACCCGGGAGGCCAACGTGGTGGTGGACCAAGCCAAGTTGCAGAAAGAGAGACGGCAGATGTTGCAGGACTGGTGCGCCAATTCCAGCTTCTCCTTCCCGACCAAGGAGAGGACCTTTGATGACATTCCCAACTACGAGCTCAACCACCTCATCGTCGATGACCGTCACGGCATCATCTACTGCTATGTCCCCAAAGTGGCCTGCACCAACTGGAAGCGGGTGATGATTGTCCTGAGCGAAAGCTTAATGGATCAAGGCGTCCCCTACGTTGACCCTTTGGACATTCCCCGCGAGAATGTCCACAACACCAGCACCCACTTCACCTTCAACAAATTCTGGCGCCGCTACGGCAAATTCTCCCGCCATCTCATGAAGATCAAACTCAAGAAGTACACCAAGTTCCTCTTCGTCCGGGACCCTTTCGTTCGGCTGATCTCGGCCTTCCGGAGCAAATTTGAGCTGGCCAACGAGGAATTCTACCGCCGGTTTGCCATCCCCATGCTCAAGCTCTACTCCAACTACAGCAGCCTGCCGACGTCGGTGAGCGAGGCCTTCGAGGGTGGCTTCCGCGTCTCCTTCTCAGACTTCATCCAGTACTTGTTGGACCCTCGGACAGAAAAGTTGGCCCCTTTCAACGAGCATTGGAGGCAGGTGTACCGCCTGTGTCATCCCTGCCAGATCGAGTATGACTTTGTCGGCAAACTGGAGACCTTGGACGAAGACGCCACGTACCTGTTGCAGCTTCTCAAGGTGGACCATCTTCTCCACTTCCCTCCCAGCTACCGGAACAGGACAGCCAACAGTTGGGAGGAGGACTGGTTTGCTAAAATCCCCATGGCGTGGCGACAGCGGTTATACAAACTCTACGAGGCCGATTTCGTACTTTTCGGATATCCTAAACCAGAAAACCTGCTCAAAAACTGA